In Nicotiana tabacum cultivar K326 chromosome 11, ASM71507v2, whole genome shotgun sequence, a single window of DNA contains:
- the LOC142165814 gene encoding uncharacterized protein LOC142165814 encodes MANDGLNAENVQGHTHPVETVQGHTHPVEAVLGHTHPLYLRPSDTPGEHLIEFKLIRTENYNLWSRSIRIGLFTKNKIGFIDGTCKKENFEQNLHDQWERCNAFVLSWIMNDVTKELYSTVVYGSSACNVWRDLKERFDKRNISRIYNLSQEIIALKQGLAPVSVYYSKLKDLWDEYDVMTTTPSCPCPESRIFVEHIQQQCSF; translated from the coding sequence ATGGCTAATGATGGATTGAATGCTGAGAATGTGCAAGGACACACTCATCCTGTTGAGACTGTGCAAGGACACACTCATCCTGTTGAGGCTGTGCTAGGGCACACTCATCCTTTGTATTTACGACCATCAGACACGCCGGGAGAGCATCTGATTGAATTTAAGCTGATAAGGACAGAGAACTACAATTTGTGGTCTAGATCTATAAGAATTGGGCTGTTTACGAAGAACAAAATTGGATTTATTGATGGAACCTGTAAGAAGGAGAATTTTGAGCAAAATTTGCACGATCAGTGGGAGAGATGCAATGCATTTGTGCTATCATGGATAATGAATGATGTCACCAAAGAGCTCTATAGTACTGTGGTCTATGGGTCCTCTGCGTGTAATGTGTGGAGAGATCTGAAGGAACGGTTTGATAAGAGGAACATCTCTAGAATCTACAATTTGTCGCAGGAAATTATAGCCCTTAAGCAAGGTTTGGCACCAGTCTCTGTTTACTATTCTAAACTGAAGGACCTATGGGATGAATATGATGTTATGACAACTACTCCTTCATGTCCATGTCCTGAGTCAAGGATATTTGTGGAACATATTCAGCAACAATGCAGTTTCTAA